The Streptomyces rimosus genomic interval ACCATCGACACCCCACTGCGCATCCCGGGCCGCTCATACGCCGATTCGGCGGTGCCGTGGCCCACCTACGCGGACCGCACGGCGACCGGGCAGACGTACCACGCGGTGACCACGGGCGGCGGGTGAGGCGCCGTGTGGCCCGTCTCTCGGCGCTGGGATCCGGCCTTGCGCCACGCGCACCGCATGACCGCCCGCGCCACCATCCTGCCGCCGGTCGGCGCGCCGTTCACCGCCCGGCTGCTGTCGTGGTCAGTGACCGCCGACCGCACCGCCCAGACCCGCCGTACCCTGCAGGCCACCCTGGCGCCCGGCACTCGCCAGGCCCTGGACGGCGTCACCGTCCAGGGCGGCTACCTGCAGCTCGACGTCGGCTTCGACTACCTCGACGGGTCACAGGAACTGGTCCCTCAGGGCCTGTTCCGCCTCGACTCGGAGGACGCGGAGCGGCCCGACGGCGGCCTCGCGGCGCAGGGCTACGGCCGCGAAAAGGTGGTGGCCGACGACAAGTTCCTGGCCCCGCGCACCGAGCCGGCCAACTCCAGCGCCCTGGATCTGATCGAGACGCTGCTGACGGAGTCGGTGCCCACGGCCACCGTGCACCGCCGCACCACCCGCGACGCCGCGGTGCCGCGCACCACCTGGGAGCGCGAGAGATGGGAGGCGATCGACGGCACCGACGCGTCGCTGGCCCGTTCCATCGGCGTGGAGGTGTGGGCAGACGGGCGTGGCCAGTTCGTCATCACCGCCGTGCCGACCCTGGCCGACCCGCCGGTGTGGACGGTCGACGAGGGGCCCGGAGGTGTCCTCATCAAGGCGTCGCGGTCCTCGTCTACCGAGGGCGTCAACAACATCATCGTGGCCGTCGGGGATGGCGCCAACGGCTCGACTCCGGTCGGGCCGCTCATCGTCCGCGACACCGACCCCACCTCCCCGACCCGCGTGGACGGCCCGTTCGGCAGGCGCCCACGCTTCTACTCCTCACCGCTGCTGACCACGCTCGCGCAGGCCGACACCGCCGCCCGCTCCCTGCTCGCCAACTCGCTGGGGCTGGCCTCCGGGCTGTCCTTCTCGGCCGTCCCCAACCCGGCGCTGGAGCCGGGCGACGTGGTCCTGGTCAAGACCGGTGGCCCAGCGGAGCTGCACATCATCGACAAGATCACGCTGTCCTCCACCGGCGCCATGACCTGCGAGACCCGATCCACCAAGGCCGACGACGGAGGCACCACTTGAATCTGATCGATGCGCTGCTGCCGCGGGCCAGCAACCCCACCGGCGGCAGTGCCGTCGTCTCGGCCGTCAACACGGACGGGACCGTCGACATCAGCGTGGACGGCGCCACCGTGCCCGCGGCCTGCCTGGAGGGCTACGCCGACCGAACCCCCGGTGACGTGGTGTTCGTCCTGCCCGTGCGCGGCGGCTACGTCGTGATCAACCGCTTCTCCACCAGCTAAGGAGTCGCCCGTGCCCACCACCCCTGTCGGCAGCGCCCCTTATCCGGCAGGCGCCGACGCCGACGACGTCCCCGCCGACATGATGGCGCTCGCCCTGTGGGCCTCCACCCGCGTGGTCATGACCTTCGCCGACGCCGCCGCGCGCGACGCCGCGCTGACCTCGCCGACGCCCGGCATGGTCGCCTGGCTCTCCAGCCCCGGATCACTGACCGTGCGGACCGCAACGGCCTGGCGCACTGCCTGGTCGGCCATCTCCTGGATCGACATCACGTTGTCCAGCGGCTACGAGACCTACGGCACCACCCCGCAGGCGGCCATCGACGGCGGAAACTTCATCGTGCTGCGTGGCGGCGTACAGAAGACCACCGGCACCCAGCTGGCCAACGGCGAGGTCATCGGGACGATCCCCTCCGCCCTCGGCAACCCCCTGTCCGGGGACTACCCGATCGCCATGCAGTACCTTTCCAGCTCGGCCAGCCGCCTCTACGTCGCCACCGGGCGGACCCTCACCTACTTCGGCGTCAACACCGGCTGGATCAGCCTCAACGGCGTCCGCATCCCCCTCGCTTAGGAGATCGGCACATGCGCTACCAGTACGGGGGCGACGGCGGAAGCGTTGTCACCGACGCCGCGGGCAACGCCGTGGCCGGCCGCCCCGGCACCGTGTGGACCGCCCGCACCGGCGGCTCCCAGGTCACCGACCTCCTCGACATGGCGGGCAGCCCCACCGGCGGCACCATCACCACCGACAGCCGCGGCCGGCTGCTGTGGCAGGGCCCGGACGCCGTCACCTCCGCACTGTGGTGGGATCCGGGCGACGGCGGCCCGCGCTGGGCTGTCACCCCCACCGAGGTCGACCGCGTTGCTCGCCAGCAGGTCGACACCTACGCCGTGCCGTTGTCGGTGGTCGGGGAGGCGGGCGGCGTCGCCGAGTTGGACGGGGGCGGTCACGTGCCAGCCGCGCAACTGCCGGACATGTCGGCGTCCTACGTGCCGCGTCCGGCGGGTGGCCAGGCCGGGGACGCGCTGGTACGCGGTGCGGACACCAGTGTGTTCTGGGCCCGCCTGGACACGGCCACCGTCTCGCCGTGGGAGGCGCTGGAGGCGATGCCCGGCCCGCGCTGGATCGCGCACCGCGGCGGCTCCCTCCTCGCCCCGGAGAATTCGATCGAGGCGATGCGGATGGCCGTGGAGCTGAACGCCGACGCGATCGAGATGGACGTGTACAAGGTCGCCGATGGCGGGCTGTTCGTCATGCACGACGCCACCGTGGACCGCACCACCAACCTGACCGGAAGCCAGGCGACGGCGTTGACGGTGCCCGCCGCGCTCCGCGGCCGGATCGACGCGGGCAACTGGTTCGCCAACACCTGGCCCTCCGACCTGCGCATCCCGCTGTTCGCCGATGTGCTCGCCGAGGTCGGCAACACGGTGCCGCTGATCGTGCACTGCAACAACGCCGGTTCCGGCGCGGCCGCGGTCGCCGAGATCCAGCGCCAGGAGCTGGGCGAGGCCGTGCTCATCATGGCGTGGAACGAAACCGAACTCGCCGATGCACGGGCCGCGGGCATCCCCAGCTGCCTCCTGGACGCCGACGGCGTACTGTCCGGGCAGACCTACGCCGGGCTCATCGCCGCGGGCACCACCTACCTCGGCGTCGACTACTCGCAGGCCACCAACGCCACCATCAACGCCGCTGCGGCCGCGGGCCTGCGCGTGCTGGTCTACACGGTCAACCGCCGCAGCCACTTCGCCGCCCTGCCCACCACCGGCTCCGTGTGGGGCGTCATCTCGGACGATCCCTGGTACGTGCGCGGCAGCACCCCCACGCGCACCACGGATTTGTTCGGCGCCGGGACGTTCTTCCACGGGACGCCGACCATCACCGACAGCGGCGACTACCGCGGCTTTTTCCAGACCGGCAGCCCATCGTGGTTCGGGCAGGACGCGTCCGGCACGCTGCTGTCCGCCAACTCCGGCTACACCAGCACGCTGCAGGGCTACCTCGGCCCGCTGGGCACCTTCACTCTCGACGTGGACTTCGTCATCGACGTGGCCGACTACGCGACCGCGAGCATGCAGATCATGCTGTCCGTCGGCGACAAGGAGTTCGACGACCAGGGCGGGGGAGCGGCCAACCCCAACGGCTACAACATCCTGATCCGCAGCAACGGCACGATCGACGTGTACAAGCTGACCGGCGGCACCCCCACCAGCGTCGGCACCGTCGCCACGGCCGCCATCACCGCGGGCACCACCCAGCACCTGAAGGTGCAGGTCACCGCAACGCAGCTCATCATCACCCGCACCAACATCGCGGCCCCGAACAGCCTGACGGTCACCGACTCCACCTACCGCGGCGGCATGTATCCGCACCTCGGCGTGCGCGACACCAAGACCCGCTGGGCAAACCTGACCATCACCTGACCTGCTCCGCGCGCTACCCAACGCCCCTGCAACGGGGCCTTTTTCATGCCCGGAAAGGGGCCCACCTTGAAACTCGTCACCAGGGCACAGCTCGGCTGGCCCGCCTCTGCCGCGCCCGCGCAGGCGACCACGAGAGGCGTGAAGGTCCACTACGAGGGAACGCCTGTCTCGACGCGGCTCCTCACCGACCACGCCGCGTGCATCGCCGAGTGGAAGGCCATCAGGGCGTCACACCTGGCGAACAAGACCGAGAACTACAGCGATGTCGCCTACAACTACGCTGCCTGCCCGCACGGCTACCTCCTCGAAGGCCGCGGCATCGGCAAGCGCACCGGCGCCAACGGCAACCAGGACTTGAACCGCGCCCACTACGCCATCGTCGGCCTGGTCGGCAGCAGCGGCCTGGTCACCCCCACCGACGCCATGCTCGGCGCGATCCGCGACGGCATCGACCTGCTGCGCCAGCACGGCGCCGGACCTGAGATCAAGGGGCACCGCGACGGATACGCCACCACCTGCCCGGGGGCGTCGCTGTACGCCTGGGTACAGAAGGGCGCCCCGCGGCCCGGAACCACCACACCACCCACGGAGGATGACGTGTCCCTCACCGCAGCCCAGGCCAAGCAGCTCGCCGAACTGCACGACGTGCTCGTGCCCTACGCCGGCTGGCAGTACAAGGGCAAGGACGAAGAGACCGACGCCTACGCCTACCTCCGCGGCACCAACGCCTCGGTGAAGGCGGTCGACGCCAAGGTCTCCGCCCTCAAGCCCGTCGACCTCACCGACGCGCAGATCGCCGCGCTCGCGGAGAAGGTCGCCGCCGCCCCGGGACTGGCCGACGCCATTGCCGAGAAGGTTGCCCAGAAGATCGCCGATCGGCTCGCCGAATAGCGCTTCGGGGCGCCCCGAACTCACATCTACCAGCAGAAACGGACCCGCCATGCCCGACGTGACCACCATCAGCAAGACCGCGCAGACCTACGCCAGAGACCTCGCCGAACGCGTCATCTGGACGTTCCTCGTCGCCGCCGGAGGTGTCGCCCTCGCCGCTGGCCCTGGCGACATGTTCAACGTCACCTTCTGGGAGACGGTCGGCACCGCCGGGATCGCCGCAGTCGGCTCCCTCATCAAGGGCGTCCTGGCCCGCGTTATCGGCGACAAGAACAGCGCCTCAACCGCCACGGAGGTGTGAGTGCGCGCGGCGGCCCGGCGGCTTCGTGAGCACTTGGGCCGCCGCGGGGCTTTCCTGCTCATCCTCGGGACCGGCAAGACGTGCTGGGGGATCGGTTTCCTCGTTGAGGACCAGCCCCATCCTGTCGGCCTGGATCTGCTGACGCGTGTCGCGCCGCTGCACTGTTGGGCGTGGCTGTGGATCGTCGCCGGGCTCACCATGCTCGTCTGCGCCTGGCTCAAGGTCGGCCGGGACGGGCTCGGTTTCGCGGTCGCCCTCGTACCCCCCACCACCTGGGCCACCGCCTACACCGTCGCCGTCGTATCCGGCGACTACCCCCGCGGCGGATACGCCGCCATCTGGTACCTGACCTCCCATGTCGGGGTCATCCTGTGGGCGGCGACGGTGCCCGAGCACTCGGTCCCCCCAGCGCCGCGCGCCCGGAGAGGCAAGGGCGCATGAATATCTGGGCAGGCGTGATCGGCACGTTGGGCGTGGTGCTCGCCGCCTGGTTCGCCGCACGAGCCACGAGAGCCGCGGCGCAGGCCACGGCGGAAGCATCCCGGGCAGCAGCCCAGGCCGCGGCGGAACCGGCACAGCGCGAGCGCGACTTGGAGGCGTTCAAGGCCATAAGGGACGACATGCAGGAGGAGATCCGTGACCTGCGCACCGAGACCACCAGGCTGCGCGCGGTGGTCCGCGCGTTCGCCGGGTACGTGGGGGAGCTGACCCTGCAGATGCGCGCCGGGGGCATCGCCCCGTCCACGCCGCCCGACCTCGTCGACGAGTACAACCGCACCGGAGTGTGACGTCATGCCCGACCAGCCCGCGCCGCAGCCCGCC includes:
- a CDS encoding glycerophosphodiester phosphodiesterase — translated: MRYQYGGDGGSVVTDAAGNAVAGRPGTVWTARTGGSQVTDLLDMAGSPTGGTITTDSRGRLLWQGPDAVTSALWWDPGDGGPRWAVTPTEVDRVARQQVDTYAVPLSVVGEAGGVAELDGGGHVPAAQLPDMSASYVPRPAGGQAGDALVRGADTSVFWARLDTATVSPWEALEAMPGPRWIAHRGGSLLAPENSIEAMRMAVELNADAIEMDVYKVADGGLFVMHDATVDRTTNLTGSQATALTVPAALRGRIDAGNWFANTWPSDLRIPLFADVLAEVGNTVPLIVHCNNAGSGAAAVAEIQRQELGEAVLIMAWNETELADARAAGIPSCLLDADGVLSGQTYAGLIAAGTTYLGVDYSQATNATINAAAAAGLRVLVYTVNRRSHFAALPTTGSVWGVISDDPWYVRGSTPTRTTDLFGAGTFFHGTPTITDSGDYRGFFQTGSPSWFGQDASGTLLSANSGYTSTLQGYLGPLGTFTLDVDFVIDVADYATASMQIMLSVGDKEFDDQGGGAANPNGYNILIRSNGTIDVYKLTGGTPTSVGTVATAAITAGTTQHLKVQVTATQLIITRTNIAAPNSLTVTDSTYRGGMYPHLGVRDTKTRWANLTIT
- a CDS encoding DUF5047 domain-containing protein; translation: MTARATILPPVGAPFTARLLSWSVTADRTAQTRRTLQATLAPGTRQALDGVTVQGGYLQLDVGFDYLDGSQELVPQGLFRLDSEDAERPDGGLAAQGYGREKVVADDKFLAPRTEPANSSALDLIETLLTESVPTATVHRRTTRDAAVPRTTWERERWEAIDGTDASLARSIGVEVWADGRGQFVITAVPTLADPPVWTVDEGPGGVLIKASRSSSTEGVNNIIVAVGDGANGSTPVGPLIVRDTDPTSPTRVDGPFGRRPRFYSSPLLTTLAQADTAARSLLANSLGLASGLSFSAVPNPALEPGDVVLVKTGGPAELHIIDKITLSSTGAMTCETRSTKADDGGTT
- a CDS encoding peptidoglycan recognition protein family protein — its product is MKLVTRAQLGWPASAAPAQATTRGVKVHYEGTPVSTRLLTDHAACIAEWKAIRASHLANKTENYSDVAYNYAACPHGYLLEGRGIGKRTGANGNQDLNRAHYAIVGLVGSSGLVTPTDAMLGAIRDGIDLLRQHGAGPEIKGHRDGYATTCPGASLYAWVQKGAPRPGTTTPPTEDDVSLTAAQAKQLAELHDVLVPYAGWQYKGKDEETDAYAYLRGTNASVKAVDAKVSALKPVDLTDAQIAALAEKVAAAPGLADAIAEKVAQKIADRLAE